One Kineococcus aurantiacus genomic window carries:
- a CDS encoding acyl-CoA dehydrogenase family protein, giving the protein MTGVDYYDIAADLTEQERSVWETVRGFVDEKVIPVAGGFWERAEMPLDLLKEYGQLNLVGDGLQGPGVPSLSHTAAGLVTMELSRGDGSFATMLGVQAGLAMRSIAFLGSPEQKERWLPPMARLEVLGAFGLTEPDHGSDAVALATTARREGDEYVLDGAKRWIGFGTVCDVCVVWARGEDGQVQGFLVERGTPGFEATVIEGKASLRAIHNAHITLTGVRVPAANRLPGANSFRDTGRVLSATRAGIAWGALGHALAAYETALAHSLERKQFGQPIGSFQLVQDKLVRMLAEVTAMQLFCLRVGKLADAGRLTDTQASLAKVNATRKARAVTAMARDLLGGDGILLENRVARHMADVEALHTYEGTESIQTLIVGRHLTGLSAFT; this is encoded by the coding sequence ATGACCGGTGTGGACTACTACGACATCGCCGCCGACCTCACCGAGCAGGAGCGCTCGGTGTGGGAGACCGTCCGCGGTTTCGTCGACGAGAAGGTGATCCCCGTCGCCGGGGGCTTCTGGGAGCGGGCGGAGATGCCGCTGGACCTGCTCAAGGAGTACGGGCAGCTGAACCTCGTCGGCGACGGCCTCCAGGGCCCGGGCGTCCCGTCCCTGAGCCACACCGCGGCCGGGCTGGTGACGATGGAGCTGTCCCGCGGGGACGGCAGCTTCGCCACGATGCTCGGCGTCCAGGCGGGCCTGGCGATGCGGTCCATCGCGTTCCTCGGCTCGCCCGAGCAGAAGGAGCGCTGGCTGCCGCCCATGGCGCGGCTGGAGGTGCTGGGCGCGTTCGGCCTGACCGAACCCGACCACGGTTCCGACGCCGTGGCCCTGGCCACGACGGCCCGGCGCGAGGGCGACGAGTACGTCCTGGACGGCGCCAAGCGCTGGATCGGCTTCGGGACGGTCTGCGACGTGTGCGTCGTGTGGGCCCGCGGGGAGGACGGGCAGGTGCAGGGCTTCCTCGTCGAGCGGGGCACCCCCGGCTTCGAGGCGACCGTCATCGAGGGCAAGGCGTCGCTGCGGGCCATCCACAACGCGCACATCACGCTGACGGGGGTGCGGGTCCCGGCGGCCAACAGGCTGCCGGGCGCGAACAGCTTCCGCGACACCGGCCGGGTGCTGTCGGCCACCCGCGCCGGCATCGCCTGGGGGGCCCTGGGCCACGCGCTCGCCGCCTACGAGACGGCGCTGGCGCACTCCCTGGAGCGCAAGCAGTTCGGCCAGCCGATCGGCAGCTTCCAGCTCGTGCAGGACAAGCTCGTGCGGATGCTCGCCGAGGTCACCGCCATGCAGCTGTTCTGCCTGCGCGTGGGCAAGCTCGCCGACGCCGGCCGGCTCACCGACACGCAGGCCTCCCTGGCCAAGGTCAACGCGACCCGCAAGGCCCGTGCCGTGACGGCGATGGCGCGCGACCTGCTGGGCGGCGACGGGATCCTGCTGGAGAACCGCGTCGCGCGGCACATGGCCGACGTGGAGGCCCTGCACACCTACGAGGGGACGGAGTCGATCCAGACCCTCATCGTGGGCCGCCACCTCACGGGCCTGTCCGCCTTCACCTGA
- a CDS encoding long-chain-fatty-acid--CoA ligase has product MPSFASTIAQHARTRPDDVAVRLDDHALTWRGLDDATARVAALLRSRGVRPGDRVALIAPNVPHFPVLYHGILRAGAVVVPVNPLLRGREVNHLFADSGAVLALVWHAVAEAAHAGAVGTGTRVLVVEPGATSALLASVDPDPHVHEPDPDDTAVILYTSGTTGAPKGAELSHRNLLSNAVTSQEQLIRLGEGDTILGALPLFHAFGQTCAMNTAVVAGRTMTLLPRFTAAAALALVQRDRVTHFAGVPTMYVAMLSEPTAGDFDLSSWRSCVSGGASLPVEVLRGFEEKYGVVVLEGYGLSETSPVASFNRPDVPRKPGTIGLPVRGCEMDLRAADGTPVTEGVGEIVIRGENVMKGYWRNEVATAHAFVDGWFRSGDLATRDADGYYTIVDRAKDMIDRAGYNVYPREVEEVLYEHPAVEQAAVVGFPDPLVGEEVGAAVVLKEGATATPEELVEHVKGQLAAYKYPRRVWIVDELPKGPTGKVLKRQIKPPVREEAQP; this is encoded by the coding sequence ATGCCCAGCTTCGCCAGCACCATCGCCCAGCACGCCCGCACCCGGCCCGACGACGTGGCCGTCCGCCTCGACGACCACGCCCTGACCTGGCGCGGCCTCGACGACGCCACCGCCCGCGTCGCGGCGCTGCTGAGGTCCCGGGGCGTCCGTCCCGGGGACCGGGTGGCGCTCATCGCCCCCAACGTCCCGCACTTCCCGGTGCTGTACCACGGGATCCTGCGCGCCGGCGCGGTCGTGGTCCCCGTGAACCCGCTGCTGCGCGGGCGCGAGGTCAACCACCTCTTCGCCGACTCCGGCGCCGTCCTGGCCCTCGTCTGGCACGCCGTGGCCGAGGCCGCCCACGCCGGCGCCGTCGGCACCGGCACCCGCGTCCTCGTCGTCGAGCCGGGGGCGACCAGCGCCCTGCTGGCCTCCGTCGACCCCGACCCGCACGTGCACGAGCCGGACCCGGACGACACCGCCGTCATCCTCTACACCTCCGGCACCACGGGGGCCCCCAAGGGCGCCGAGCTGAGCCACCGCAACCTGCTGAGCAACGCCGTCACCAGCCAGGAGCAGCTCATCCGGCTGGGGGAGGGCGACACGATCCTCGGCGCGCTGCCGCTGTTCCACGCCTTCGGGCAGACCTGCGCCATGAACACCGCGGTCGTCGCCGGGCGCACCATGACGCTGCTGCCGCGGTTCACCGCCGCGGCCGCGCTCGCCCTCGTCCAGCGCGACCGCGTCACCCACTTCGCGGGCGTGCCGACCATGTACGTCGCGATGCTCAGCGAACCGACGGCCGGCGACTTCGACCTGTCCTCGTGGCGCTCGTGCGTCTCGGGCGGGGCCTCCCTGCCGGTGGAGGTGCTGCGCGGTTTCGAGGAGAAGTACGGCGTCGTCGTGCTGGAGGGGTACGGGCTGAGCGAGACGTCCCCGGTGGCCTCCTTCAACCGCCCCGACGTCCCGCGCAAGCCCGGCACCATCGGCCTGCCCGTGCGCGGCTGCGAGATGGACCTGCGCGCCGCCGACGGCACCCCGGTCACCGAGGGGGTGGGCGAGATCGTCATCCGCGGCGAGAACGTCATGAAGGGCTACTGGCGCAACGAGGTCGCCACGGCCCACGCCTTCGTCGACGGCTGGTTCCGCAGCGGGGACCTCGCCACCCGCGACGCCGACGGCTACTACACGATCGTCGACCGCGCCAAGGACATGATCGACCGCGCCGGGTACAACGTGTACCCGCGCGAGGTCGAGGAGGTCCTGTACGAGCACCCCGCCGTCGAGCAGGCCGCCGTCGTCGGCTTCCCCGACCCCCTCGTGGGGGAGGAGGTCGGGGCCGCCGTGGTGCTCAAGGAGGGCGCCACGGCCACCCCCGAGGAACTCGTGGAGCACGTCAAGGGCCAGCTCGCGGCCTACAAGTACCCCCGGCGCGTGTGGATCGTCGACGAACTGCCCAAGGGCCCCACGGGGAAGGTCCTCAAGCGCCAGATCAAGCCCCCGGTACGAGAGGAAGCACAGCCATGA